From the Acipenser ruthenus chromosome 5, fAciRut3.2 maternal haplotype, whole genome shotgun sequence genome, the window TTCCGGTGATAGGTGTTTTTTGGGAAATAAATGTGGTAATTGTtttgctctctctttctctacacAACGTCCTTTTCAATGTTTATATCaatactttgtttttgttattggtcTTCACACTTCTACAGAGGTCCTTGCTTCTTGTTTTACAGCCTCatggaaataaaataattactttggTGGTGTCAGTGTGTTGCTTTAGCTAAAATTTGATCAAGTAGGGCTCATTAGTATGAAGTAGGACCACCCCTTGCCTTCAGCTGAACTGGCATCTGCGAGGCATACTATTCTACTTCATCTGAACAGGTCAAATTCCCCACTTCCTACAGCACGATCTGCATTAGTTCACCATCAAAGTGGTGGCTGAAGGTGGTGATTATCTGTCCAGCAAATCCCATAAATCCTCAatagatttaaaaggcatgtcgtatgcagacaggctaaaagaatttaatctgttcagtcttgaacaaagaagactacgcggtgatctgattcaagcattcaaaatcctaaaaggtattgacaatgtcgacccaggggacttttttgacctgaaaaaagaaacaaggaccaggggtcacaaatggagattagataaaggggcattcaaaacagaaaataggaggcacttttttacacagagaattgtgagggtctggaaccaactccccagtaatgttgttgaagctgacaccctgggatccttcaagaagctgcttgatgagattctgggatcaataagctactaacaaccaaacaagcaagatgggctgaatggcctctcatttgtaaactttcttatgttcttatgttagtCTGTTTTGAGATGTTGGAAGCATTCATAGGGTATTATCGTGTACTTAACAGCAACAGGCTCCTTCAGTTATCTGCCCTGACCAGACCAATAATTTGGAGGAATACAGTTACAAGACATAGGACAGACTGGATCGAGACATTTAAGCACCACAGGGCCTCTGTAACACCTTTAATAAAAAGGAGCACACTTTGTGTCTCTTTAGTCTGCATTCACCTTGATTCAGCCTACCAGGTGACGCATAGTAAAtatagctgtgacattgtcactGTTTCCACACGTCACCaactaaaagtaaaaaataaaaaaaactacagttgCCCTATAAGGACAGAGGAAGTCTAGGTGTTTTCAGTGAGAGTCCGTGATGCTACTTCCTGTCTCCATTACTCTGTGATATTTCCACCGCCTACATCCCCTCCCTTAATACGGCATGTGCTGCTGTCCTCCTGTTCAGTTTGTCATACTGCCCCTTTGGATTAGTAACTAAGAATCATGCTCTCTTTTTACATTCAGCTCGTCTGAGGTGAAAGAACGCTGGCTAGATACTCTCCACTGGTAAGTACCACCCTGTATATGACAGCTATTAACTTCATTAATAAgaagtaaaataatacattaatagcgatgcaagaaagaaaaaaaaacaataagataTGTTCATAGAATATAATAATGTGGAAGAATgatctttgtaattttttttaaactaaaaaaaacaaaacagttaaaacaacaacacatttttGTTGATGATAAAATTAATAACCAGTCCTTGGTTCTACTTTATGATGTCTACTGCACACTTTTATGAGCAACTATACACTTTAATGTATGGAGTCTCCTAGAATGTTCATAAAACAGCTTAttaacagtactgtatcaatatttttttttttattaagttaacAAAATACTAAAGATTAATTAACCAACAGattataatgtttaaaaatgcaatatttacaaAAGGGGTAAGAATATCATGTATATTTTTCTGAAAGGTTGCACTGCTTTTTACAGGAAAATTAAAGAAGCAAAAATTAAAGAAGCTCCCAACGTACCATCAACAAAATTACTCATGAAGGTGTTAAGTAGCAGCATTGCAGtaagtttaaatacagtattaactttcattgatttgttaattatAACATTTGCTTGCTCTTTACTGCATCACATTATAGACTCaattaataatgttttgtttcctttttagtCTAAAACACTATCAGGAGGTAATATGGATTCCTTCATCGAGTCTGCTTTGGatgtaagttttattttaaattattggtgCAATGAAAAGCAGTTTTTCCATCTTCACTAGTTTGTTTTCAATACCTACATACCTATTTAAAAATGATTGTGTTTGCTAACATATCATGCAGCCAGTGGGAGGCATCTGCCTGCATAGCTTCTGGGTTGAGGCTTGTCTAATCCAGTGTTCAATACAGCGAGTTACATGCTGAGCAGAAATATAGATACAAAAATCACTGTTGACATGGAATTCTTACCTTTGTCAGTGTGCATTCTAATTCTGTAGTTTCCCGTGCATTTCCTTTGCCTTTTATCTGTATTTTATTATGCTTCCTATACTTTTAACATAGCATAccacattaacatttttaaaggATTACATTTTTGGACATTTGCAGTCATGGTTGACTTTGGAGAGAGAAGTATTTGTAAACAACATCAATCAGGTTTAAAAATGTCTATCCCATTAGGTTACACAAATCTTAGTTTACTGTATGTGGTGTGCAGCTCCGACCGTTCAACTAACAGCTATGTTTGTTTCCAGGGTGATGCCAAAACTTACCACTTGTCAACACCATGTGACAGTGAAGATGGAACATGTCATCTGATTGGTGAGTTTGAAATGATGAAATCCTAACTGTAACTACATTTGTGGTAAATCCTCTAGCATAGTAATATTTAAAGATAAATACACGTTTTTAgctttcaaatgctgttttgtatAAAGTTAGATAGATTTCTAGTTTCTTTTAAAAGATGGATTGTATTATGCTGTagactgtatgtaaaatatacaTGGAAAACAGTGTGATGTATTTATTGGAAACTTCAtagaaactgaaaaataattgAATGTACTGtagtgagttaaaaaaaatatatttttctatctATTTTACACATCAGAAGGCAACAAGAAGAGTAAGAAAGTGTTGTCTTGGCATTTTCTCATGAAGAGGAGTTCCACACAGTCTGAATCCACCACTCGTTCAGACCCAGAAATGAAGACCCAGTTATTCGGACAGCCTTTGTCCATGGTCTGTGATGAAGACGAGAAACTTCCAAAGCCCATCATGGTAAATACTGCATTTGGATTTCCTTATTTTTGCTAACAAATCACAACTGTGTGCTTCTCTACTTACTGTAActatagtaaaaacaaaaaaacaaaaaacaaccaagatattacattattgaTTAGATGTTATTAGACTGATAATACTTGTTTCCAGAAAATATTACTGCATTAACATCCTTAGTAAACCAAAATTCAAATTCTCTAAACAAACTCCCTTTTTTTGTAGGATATTCTTACACTCTTGTTGAAGAAAGGGACCTCCACTGAAGGGATTTTCAGAAAAGCTGCAAACGCAAAGATGTGCAAGGAGATCAAGGAACAGCTAAATGCTGGAACAGCGGTCGACATGGACACAAGACCCATTATTCTTCTAGCTGCTGTCTTCAAGGTAATACTTCATTTAGTTTCATTCATCCCTATCTCAACAAAATCGGGAAGTTTTAGGGCACACCTGTAACAATTGTCTGCTAGCTAGGTGCACAACAAAATACAAGATACTGTGCTGTGATCATCCCCACAGTAGGTTTCTGCTGTTCTAAAGAGTTACATACATTTTAATGTGTTTCCAGGATTTCCTGAGGCACATTCCAGACAGCCTGCTGTTGACTGAACTTTATCTTCCCTGGATGGCATCAATGGAGTTGGACAATATTAATGAGAGATACCACAACCTAAAACTGTAAGTTGACTAAATATATATGCATAATGTTATGTAactattaaaatactgtataaggACAATTATAATCTAGAACACTATTTAGGAAGTTAATACCTCTCTGAGGGTACTTGGTAAATCACATTAGCAATGTCGTATACAATGTAGTATACAATTGTATATGTTTTTTAGCAGGGAGACGGATTGTACGTATATTGTAGATGCTGATGTATTATTTGAATCGATTTTAGAACAGGGGCTTTTGAATGGAATTTACAAGTTATTTAAGGAAGTACTGAAAGGTACTTCTGTATTATTTGGTGATTTTGTGAAAGAAGAAGTTGAGAAGGCAGGGCAGATTATATATTGTGCTTTTCCTTTTTTCAGGGTGGTAGAGAAGCTCCCGAGGCCTAACATTCTCCTACTGCAACACTTCCTTTGTGTGCTTCACCACATCAGCAAGAACTCCGAGATTAACAAGATGGATGTCAAAAACCTTGCTGTTTGCATTGCACCAAACATGCTTTTGCCTGACAGCACACTATCTCTTGAAGTGCAAAAAGAGATGACTGAAAAGGTGAGTACTACAGTTCTTTATAGTAGGCTGTATTCATAAATGCAGATAGGAAATGCACTGCAGTATTATATAGTTAGGAgaaaatctaaatatatatttatactgttTAAAAGTCTTGTGTGACAGCAGAAAGTAGACAATATTAGCACCAAGTAATAGTGATATGTAAAAGTTTAGAATGTTACTTTCATATTATGTATCACTAGCGGTAGCAAAGTGtgatgaaatatattttttagaaacgTGTCCAGTTATAAGACACagctaatatatacaataaataacaatGGGTTTTAGTGTCAGTAGTTTATAAATTATTGAACTAGGTCAGTACACTTATTTGTAACATTCTTTTTTATCATCAGTCTACTTCTACTTTAGTGACAAGAGGTAATAAGTAAATAACATATGTATATCACTAcaattcttacttttttttttttacagattacaACTTTGACACAGTTTCTAATTGAGAACTGTTGTGAAATATTTGGAGATAACATCACATCTTTGCTTGGTGAGCCATATGAAGAGGAACTGATTGATAGCTCAGGTATGTGTAAATCAAATGTTAGGTGGATGGATGTAAACattgttttttataggccatgaTCTTTCAGAGAGTCACATTAAACTATTCTCAAATAACTCTTATTCTCATTTTGCCTTAGATACATCATCATCCCACCAACATGACTCTGCATACGACAGCACAGACCCAGATGTTGATGGAGACTCTCAGAGCCTAGGCACAAAGCAACAAAAAGACACTGGCTGCAGTCTGGAACTAACTGAAAATGGACAAATGTCTTCAACTTATGAAAAGAACTCTCCTTCTGACATTTTTGAAATATTCACAAAAAGGATAAATAGGAGGTGCTCAGAGCCTAACATTTTGGCTCATAACCCTTCAGTTGGTATAAAATGTCAAAAGCTGACTCGGAGCCAAGGTGACTTCTCAGAGGACCTAAGCTTTGAAGACCAGCAACTTAAAACGCAAAACTCGGACGATTGTTTTGTGACACAGTGTTTCAGGGACAACAAGCCTGCAAATCTGAAGCTGAGCAACAATTTGCAAAAGGAAATGCCAACAGCTCCTTCCTCTAACGCTTCTTCAACCTGCTCCCTGGAAAGCACTTTTTCCAATGTTTCTGACAACTCTGTCTTTACCAGCTCTCCTCTGGCCTCCCCATCTAGCCCCAAAAGGTCTTTCTTTGCCAGGCATCAGTCTTTCTCTGCCAGAGCTACTGATGACAGTTGGAAACATGACAAAGAACTGAAGAAACACTCTCTGTCCTTTTCTATAAGGAATGACAAGAAGCCCTTATTCAAAACAAAAAGCTGGGGAACAACTAGCTTCAACAGGAGCAGCCTAAAGAAAGACtctcagaaagaaagccagttcTCATGTGACACTCTTCAGGAAGACTCTCAAAATGAAGCAGCAGAACCACAGCCCAGAGCTCATACAACATCAATTTCAACTGAGGAGGTTTTTCAGCAAGTAGACAGTAAAAAACCGGGCCAGCCCCCATCTTATGAACAAGCTATTTGGAGCCAAACTCCTCCTGCTCCCTCTGAATATAGGTCCATGACAGTGCAAGATGCTAGAAACAGACTGTCAACAGATAGAAAGACCAGATCATATTCAGTAACAGAGAACCTCTTGAATCCCATAACTAATAGTACATTTGGCTACAAGGAGAGAGACAATATTAATGACAGCGATACGTTAAGTGAAAAATCAACAGTATTCCGTCACAGAGCCATGTCTGAATCCATATCAAGAACTAGGCATGATTGGGTGCAACATAGGTGTAGCCAACCCTTTTTTGAGGATATTTCATATGCTAAGGAATCCTATGTGTAAATATGATGTTTGTTTACTGTACATGTGTAAATATTTGTGTATTGTACTTATATAGACACACCCCAGCCAACATAGACTGGGAGCAatggaataaatatatttatatatttgtcagCATCTGCAGACTCAATGTCTGTTTCCACATTAAAAGCTACCTGTAACTAGTCGATTAGTAAAAGTAAACTTTATACAGCACGTGTTCTGTATACATACAGAAAAGCTATGTACAAAATTAAATTAGCTATATATCTATATTTGTACTATACATTAACATATTAATGTTGTGctaacttttatttttatagcataatgtatctttatatatttactgtatatattgaacTGTCAAATACAATTTCTGATTTTGTTTCCACTACaataaagcactttttaaaacactttttaaaggtATTTTGTGTGTGCTTGATgtagacataattaaaaaaaaaaaaagtatatgaaaatattcacttttatttaatatcatgtaatcaaacaaactacacaattatatcacaaaagtctaccagaagccataatagtagtacaatatctTTTtatattagatttcgaaatgtcacatttttgtcagtttttcggtaAATTtctgggaaactacaaagcagtatgtaattcaatatgttaatgtaccgcaggtttcatttgactttgttTATTCTATAAGGTGATAAGGTGAACTTTTGTCCATACCTGTATTATAAGCGTGGAGTGTAATAATAGTATTGGTGCAATTCAAAATGCACTGTACTTTGTACTATGTATTGTAATTTAACTAGCATTCTAACTTGCATTTATGTAATTGCGAAGTTAGCCTAGtgattgaaataaatatattaacaaaatgtattttccacATTTATTCGTTCTACCATAGGACTAGATATTAAGTGCAGGTATCAAAAACTACTACATTGTAGTTA encodes:
- the LOC117402596 gene encoding T-cell activation Rho GTPase-activating protein-like, giving the protein MKVLSSSIASKTLSGGNMDSFIESALDGDAKTYHLSTPCDSEDGTCHLIEGNKKSKKVLSWHFLMKRSSTQSESTTRSDPEMKTQLFGQPLSMVCDEDEKLPKPIMDILTLLLKKGTSTEGIFRKAANAKMCKEIKEQLNAGTAVDMDTRPIILLAAVFKDFLRHIPDSLLLTELYLPWMASMELDNINERYHNLKLVVEKLPRPNILLLQHFLCVLHHISKNSEINKMDVKNLAVCIAPNMLLPDSTLSLEVQKEMTEKITTLTQFLIENCCEIFGDNITSLLGEPYEEELIDSSDTSSSHQHDSAYDSTDPDVDGDSQSLGTKQQKDTGCSLELTENGQMSSTYEKNSPSDIFEIFTKRINRRCSEPNILAHNPSVGIKCQKLTRSQGDFSEDLSFEDQQLKTQNSDDCFVTQCFRDNKPANLKLSNNLQKEMPTAPSSNASSTCSLESTFSNVSDNSVFTSSPLASPSSPKRSFFARHQSFSARATDDSWKHDKELKKHSLSFSIRNDKKPLFKTKSWGTTSFNRSSLKKDSQKESQFSCDTLQEDSQNEAAEPQPRAHTTSISTEEVFQQVDSKKPGQPPSYEQAIWSQTPPAPSEYRSMTVQDARNRLSTDRKTRSYSVTENLLNPITNSTFGYKERDNINDSDTLSEKSTVFRHRAMSESISRTRHDWVQHRCSQPFFEDISYAKESYV